A genome region from Labilibaculum antarcticum includes the following:
- the rsmG gene encoding 16S rRNA (guanine(527)-N(7))-methyltransferase RsmG yields the protein MEIIEKYFPDLTEEQKQKFSRLKELYTFWNEQINVISRKDMDALYEHHVLYSLAIAKVIQFTPGSKIMDVGTGGGFPGIPLAILFPKCSFYCIDSIGKKIKVVKEVASALELGNVNAEHIRAQEVKEKFDFIVSRAVTAFPKFVDMVKKNSKAKDQNSLPNGIIYLKGGDFEDEISEYGSRISLYECSDYFKEEFFETKKVVHLDI from the coding sequence ATGGAAATCATAGAAAAATACTTTCCCGATTTAACTGAAGAACAGAAACAAAAATTCTCCAGATTAAAAGAATTATACACTTTTTGGAACGAACAAATTAATGTGATCTCCAGAAAAGATATGGATGCTTTATACGAACATCATGTTTTATATTCGTTAGCAATAGCTAAAGTAATCCAATTTACTCCCGGTTCAAAGATAATGGATGTTGGAACTGGAGGTGGATTTCCGGGAATTCCACTTGCAATTTTATTTCCAAAATGTAGTTTTTATTGCATCGACTCGATTGGAAAAAAGATAAAAGTTGTAAAGGAAGTTGCCAGCGCCTTAGAGTTAGGAAACGTAAATGCCGAACACATAAGAGCTCAGGAAGTTAAAGAGAAATTTGACTTTATTGTAAGTAGAGCTGTTACCGCTTTTCCTAAATTTGTGGACATGGTTAAAAAAAACAGTAAGGCAAAAGATCAAAATAGTTTACCCAATGGTATCATTTATTTAAAGGGTGGTGATTTTGAAGATGAAATCTCTGAGTATGGAAGTAGAATCAGCCTTTACGAGTGTTCTGATTATTTCAAAGAAGAGTTTTTTGAGACCAAAAAAGTAGTACATCTTGATATTTAG
- a CDS encoding RNA polymerase sigma factor: MEINPNLSEKAQHDYRLVLSAINGSQKAYEELFKRYKDAIFFMLLKMVNNKNDAEDLTFEAFGKAFRNIRQYSPKYAFSTWLFKIASNNCIDFLRKKKGNTISIDGRDDNDNERTIPLESNTLNPEQEFIKDQKAKIMRTEVGRLKERYRRLIELRYFEEFSYEEIAKELNLPIGTVKAQLFRARELLFNTLKDSEVKIEKKKE, from the coding sequence ATGGAAATAAATCCTAACCTCTCGGAAAAAGCTCAACACGATTACAGGCTTGTTTTATCTGCCATTAATGGTTCACAAAAAGCATACGAAGAGCTTTTCAAAAGATACAAAGACGCTATCTTTTTCATGTTGCTAAAAATGGTGAACAACAAAAATGATGCTGAAGATCTAACTTTTGAAGCATTTGGAAAAGCATTCAGAAATATAAGACAGTACTCACCAAAATATGCATTTAGTACCTGGTTATTTAAAATTGCCTCTAATAACTGCATCGATTTCCTAAGAAAGAAGAAAGGAAATACAATTTCCATTGACGGAAGAGATGACAATGATAATGAACGGACTATTCCTCTGGAATCCAACACTCTTAATCCAGAGCAAGAATTTATTAAAGACCAAAAAGCAAAAATAATGCGCACCGAGGTAGGTCGTTTAAAGGAACGCTACCGAAGATTGATTGAACTTCGCTATTTTGAAGAGTTCTCCTACGAGGAAATTGCTAAAGAACTAAATTTACCGATTGGAACCGTTAAAGCACAATTATTTAGAGCTCGAGAATTGCTTTTCAATACCCTTAAGGATTCAGAGGTGAAGATTGAGAAGAAAAAGGAATAA
- a CDS encoding glycosyltransferase, with the protein METIITLPASNSQWAILIILFIAFCIQGLYHLHYILFFKKEKKNIYSEKTEPVSIVICAKNEGQYLQENLSGFLEQDYPNFELIVVNDGSEDDTETIIAQHQIKYPNLRTTKIPLDDKFHHNKKLALSIGIKAAKNEKIVFTNIQSKASSKRWLQEFVNSWDKGVQIGYVNFENKKGFLYNFFKFDLLSKNIKNASFASSGKAHSGNGDNLGYKKSEFYANKGFVKHSHFEAGHDHLMVLQLSKLSGTSVCIQPEAKIYLSSENAFSQWVKINQQYYKCRKYLPLKIRLLIDLEPVSKLFFFATIVYALFFTHLYFFLAIIYLARIILIGSLFKISTSHLKEEKLFLSSYLYDIFVLFSKIYFLCANFIFSKSNQWK; encoded by the coding sequence TTGGAAACAATAATTACTCTACCCGCATCAAATAGTCAATGGGCGATTTTAATTATTCTCTTTATAGCATTTTGCATACAGGGATTATATCATCTACACTATATTTTATTTTTCAAAAAAGAAAAGAAAAACATTTACAGTGAAAAAACAGAACCAGTCTCAATAGTTATTTGCGCAAAAAACGAAGGGCAATACTTACAAGAGAACCTTTCCGGATTTTTAGAACAAGACTATCCCAATTTTGAGTTGATTGTAGTAAATGATGGTAGTGAAGACGACACCGAAACTATAATCGCACAGCATCAAATAAAGTACCCTAATCTTCGAACCACAAAAATACCTTTGGATGACAAATTTCATCACAACAAAAAACTAGCCCTTAGTATCGGAATAAAAGCGGCTAAAAATGAAAAAATAGTTTTCACTAATATTCAGAGCAAAGCTTCAAGTAAAAGGTGGTTACAGGAATTTGTAAATTCATGGGACAAAGGAGTACAAATAGGTTACGTTAACTTTGAAAACAAAAAAGGCTTCCTGTATAATTTTTTTAAATTTGATTTGCTTTCCAAGAACATTAAAAATGCAAGCTTCGCATCTTCAGGAAAAGCCCATTCAGGAAATGGAGATAATCTTGGATACAAGAAATCCGAATTCTATGCCAACAAAGGTTTCGTGAAACATTCGCATTTCGAGGCCGGGCATGATCATTTAATGGTTTTACAACTAAGCAAACTTTCCGGAACATCAGTCTGCATCCAACCTGAGGCAAAAATCTACCTCTCATCGGAAAACGCATTTAGTCAATGGGTTAAAATAAATCAACAATATTATAAATGCAGAAAATACCTGCCTTTAAAAATCCGCTTACTTATTGATTTAGAACCGGTAAGCAAATTATTTTTTTTCGCTACAATTGTTTATGCTCTATTCTTCACACACTTATACTTTTTCCTTGCAATAATTTATTTAGCAAGAATAATTTTAATTGGAAGCCTCTTTAAAATAAGCACTAGTCATTTGAAGGAAGAAAAATTATTTTTATCTTCGTACTTATATGACATTTTTGTACTATTTTCAAAGATCTATTTTTTATGTGCAAATTTCATTTTTAGTAAAAGCAACCAATGGAAATAA
- the tgt gene encoding tRNA guanosine(34) transglycosylase Tgt, whose amino-acid sequence MDFKLLNTDPKSSARTGELTTDHGKIQTPIFMPVGTLGSVKGVHQRELRDDINAEIILGNTYHLYLRPGLDVLEKAGGLHKFNGWERPILTDSGGFQVFSLADNRKLSEEGAMFRSHIDGSKHFFTPENVMDTQRTIGADIIMAFDECPPGTSTYEYAKNSLELTQRWLERCVKRFDETEPKYGYSQTLFPIIQGCVYNDLRVKSAEHAASLDRDGYAIGGLAVGEPVEDMYSMIEVVNKVLPEDKPRYLMGVGTPVNILEAISRGVDMFDCVMPTRNGRNGMMFTSEGTINIKNKKWHDDFSPIDPNGTSYVDQAYSKAYVRHLVHSGELLGSQICSIHNLAFYLWLVREAREHIIAGTFSTWKEIMVKKLAVRL is encoded by the coding sequence ATGGATTTTAAATTACTGAATACAGATCCTAAGTCTTCGGCTAGGACAGGAGAGTTGACTACTGATCATGGGAAAATTCAAACTCCCATTTTCATGCCGGTAGGGACACTTGGCTCTGTAAAAGGCGTACATCAAAGAGAATTAAGAGATGATATCAATGCCGAAATAATTTTGGGAAATACATATCATTTGTATTTACGCCCAGGTTTGGATGTGTTGGAAAAGGCAGGAGGCCTGCATAAGTTTAATGGTTGGGAACGCCCTATATTAACCGATAGTGGTGGGTTTCAGGTTTTTTCTCTTGCTGATAATAGAAAGTTATCTGAGGAAGGGGCAATGTTTCGTTCTCACATTGATGGGTCGAAGCATTTCTTTACACCAGAAAATGTAATGGATACTCAAAGAACGATTGGAGCCGATATTATTATGGCATTTGATGAATGTCCTCCGGGAACGTCAACTTACGAGTATGCGAAAAATTCACTGGAGCTTACTCAAAGATGGCTGGAACGTTGTGTGAAAAGATTTGATGAGACTGAGCCTAAGTATGGTTACTCACAAACTTTATTTCCGATAATACAAGGTTGTGTATATAACGATTTACGGGTTAAATCAGCAGAACATGCAGCATCTTTAGATCGGGACGGATACGCTATTGGTGGTTTGGCTGTTGGTGAGCCTGTGGAAGATATGTATTCGATGATTGAGGTTGTAAATAAGGTTTTACCTGAAGACAAACCGAGATATTTAATGGGGGTTGGTACTCCGGTTAATATATTGGAAGCTATTTCGAGAGGTGTAGATATGTTTGATTGTGTTATGCCTACCAGAAATGGTCGAAATGGCATGATGTTTACAAGTGAAGGAACTATCAATATTAAGAATAAGAAATGGCATGATGATTTTTCACCAATTGATCCTAATGGAACATCATATGTGGATCAGGCCTACTCAAAAGCTTACGTTCGTCATTTAGTTCATTCGGGTGAGCTGTTGGGTTCTCAAATTTGTAGTATTCACAATTTGGCATTTTATCTGTGGTTGGTGCGCGAAGCAAGAGAGCACATCATTGCAGGAACCTTCTCAACATGGAAAGAAATCATGGTTAAGAAATTAGCTGTTCGCTTATAA